From the genome of Malus domestica chromosome 04, GDT2T_hap1, one region includes:
- the LOC103427470 gene encoding uncharacterized protein: MEFESNYEIASTADFIHTNNFTRVALQFPDELLKDSVRVVSALRAKLRSLRKPGADLNDDVPEVSLFVMADTAYGSCCVDEVGASHVDADCVVHYGHTCLSPTTTLPAFFVFGKAPISVLDCVNNLSHYALENRRRVLVLFGLDYAHSIQHIKEEFVQACGVGSKPEVQYANVMCSVMNPSKDRKLSNELPGPAGSLTDDTSFGTTSSVTYSIGGLVWKLPEGRKMEDYLLFWIGSNNSAFANIVLTYNGCEIVRYDASECSMVTDLSQQRRILKRRYYLMEKAKDANIVGILVGTLGVAGYLNMIHQMKELITGAGKKVYTLVMGRPNPAKLANFPECDVFIYVSCAQTALLDSKEYLAPVITPFEAMIAFNRGCEWTGAYVMEFRDLISSSPVDIRIQSEEARFSFIQGGYVEDFHLQGNGTEEDKEGALALANATEKALQLRDNPSSVVKGRAKSGAEFLATRSYQGLDIHYETSFPEPYFIGRSGRAAGYKDEKNGEEKL; this comes from the exons ATGGAGTTTGAATCAAATTACGAAATTGCTTCTACCGCCGACTTCATTCACACTAACAACTTCACCAGAGTTGCTCTACag TTCCCGGATGAGCTTCTGAAGGACTCTGTGAGAGTGGTGAGTGCTCTGAGGGCCAAGCTCCGTTCACTAAGAAAACCCGGCGCCGACCTAAACGACGACGTCCCGGAGGTGTCCTTGTTCGTGATGGCGGACACGGCCTACGGTAGTTGCTGTGTGGACGAGGTGGGAGCGTCGCACGTCGATGCTGATTGTGTTGTTCATTACGGCCACACCTGCCTCAGCCC GACAACGACGCTTCCAGCTTTCTTTGTTTTCGGGAAGGCTCCCATCAGTGTGCTTGATTGTGTCAACAATCTATCACATTATGCTCTCGAAAATCGGAGGCGTGTTTTG GTCCTTTTTGGGCTGGACTATGCACATTCGATTCAGCATATAAAAGAAGAATTTGTACAAGCATGTGGGGTTGGGTCCAAACCAGAAGTTCAATATGCTAATGTTATGTGTTCAGTTATGAATCCATCAAAAGATCGTAAACTCTCAAATGAGCTCCCAGGACCAGCTGGCAGCCTCACTGATGATACCAGTTTTGGGACAACGTCTAGTGTTACTTATAGCATTGGAGGCCTGGTCTGGAAATTACCTGAGGGACGCAAGATGGAGGATTATTTACTTTTCTGGATTGGTTCAAATAACTCCGCCTTTGCAAATATTGTTTTAACATATAATGGATGTGAAATAG TCAGATATGATGCCTCGGAATGCAGTATGGTGACTGACTTATCTCAACAAAGAAGGATTCTTAAGCGCAG ATATTACCTAATGGAGAAAGCAAAGGATGCTAACATCGTGGGGATCTTAGTAGGAACCCTTGGTGTAG CTGGTTACCTGAATATGATTCATCAGATGAAAGAGCTGATTACAGGAGCAGGAAAAAAAGTGTATACCCTAGTTATGGGGAGACCAAACCCTGCAAAACTTGCAAACTTTCCAGAG TGTGATGTTTTCATTTATGTCTCTTGCGCTCAAACTGCCCTTCTGGATAGCAAAGAATATTTAGCTCCAGTAATTACTCCTTTTGAAGCCATGATAGCCTTCAACAG AGGATGTGAGTGGACTGGAGCATATGTAATGGAATTCCGCGATTTGATTAGTTCTTCACCAGTGGATATAAGGATCCAGTCTGAGGAAGCACGATTTTCCTTCATACAAGGTGGTTATGTAGAAGATTTCCATCTGCAAG GTAATGGCACTGAGGAAGACAAGGAAGGAGCTCTTGCTTTAGCAAATGCGACAGAGAAGGCTCTGCAATTGCGCGACAACCCTAGTTCTGTAGTGAAAGGAAGAGCTAAATCGGGTGCAGAGTTTTTAGCTACTCGATCATATCAGGGTCTAGATATACATTACGAGACTTCCTTTCCCGAACCATATTTTATTGGGAGGAGTGGAAGGGCAGCAGGGTATAAAGATGAGAAGAACGGGGAAGAGAAATTGTGA